Below is a genomic region from Sphingomonas sp. KR3-1.
GCTTGTCCTCTTCCGAGAGCTCGTCCATGCCGAGGATGGCGATGATGTCCTGCAGCGACTTGTACTTCTGCAGGATCGACTGGACGGCGCGGGCCGTCTCGTAATGCTCCTGGCCGACGACGCGCGGCTCGAGCACGCGGCTGGTCGAATCGAGCGGATCCACCGCCGGATAGATGCCGAGCTCCGAGATCGCGCGGTTGAGCACGGTCGTCGCGTCGAGGTGGGCGAACGACGTGGCCGGCGCCGGATCGGTAAGATCGTCGGCGGGGACGTACACGGCCTGCACCGAGGTGATCGAGCCCTTGTTGGTCGAGGTGATGCGCTCCTGCAGCGCGCCCATGTCGGTCGACAGGGTCGGCTGGTAGCCCACGGCCGACGGAATGCGGCCGAGCAGTGCCGACACTTCGGCGCCCGCCTGGGTGAAGCGGAAGATGTTGTCGACGAAGAACAGCACGTCCTGGCCTTCGACGTCGCGGAAATATTCGGCGATCGTCAGGCCCGACAGCGCGACGCGGGCACGGGCGCCCGGCGGCTCGTTCATCTGGCCATAGACCAGCGCGACCTTCGAGCCCTCCGACTGCGCGTTGCCGTCGGCGTCCTTGGCGATGACGCCCGCGTCGAGGAACTCGTGATAGAGATCGTTGCCCTCGCGGGTACGCTCGCCGACGCCGGCGAACACCGAGGTGCCGCCATGGCCCTTGGCGATGTTGTTGATCAGCTCCTGGATGAGCACGGTCTTGCCCACGCCGGCGCCGCCGAACAGGCCGATCTTGCCGCCCTTCGCGTACGGGGCGAGCAGGTCGATGACCTTGATGCCGGTGACCAGGATCGCGCTGTCGGTCGACTGGTCGACGAAGAGCGGTGCCTCGGCGTGGATCGGCGCGGTCTGCTCGGCGTTCACCGGGCCGCGCTCGTCGATCGGCTCGCCGATGACGTTGAGGATGCGGCCGAGCGTCTTCGGGCCGACGGGCACGCGGATCTGCGAGCCGGTGTCGGTCACGGTCTGGCCGCGGGTCAGGCCCTCGGTCGCGTCCATCGCGATCGTGCGCACGGTGTTCTCGCCGAGATGCTGGGCAACCTCGAGGACGAGCTTGTTGCCGTTGTTGTCGGTCTCGAGCGCCGAGAGGATGGCCGGCAGCGTGCCGCCATCGAACGACACGTCGACGACGGCGCCGATCACCTGGCTGATGCGGCCCACATTGTTGGTGGTAGCCGGAACGGCGCCCGGCGCGTCGGCCTTGGGCTTCGCGGCGCGCGGCTTGCGCGCGGGCTTCTCTGCGGTCGGAGCTGCGGTAGCCATCTTACTTTCCTTGGGTCTGATTGGCGGGGGCACTAGCCCCGATGCGGGTGAAAGTCACGGTGATGTGGCGGTCCTTGGCATCGCCGCCGGCGATGGGCTGGGCGTCGACCTTCACCGGTACGCCGTGAAGCGTGGCCGAAGCCGATTCGCGGCGGCGGAGCGCGCCCAGGATGGTGTCGCCCGGGCCGACCTGGAAGCGGCCGAGGAAGCCGAGCACGATGCGGACCGGATAGCGATAGGCCTCGGCGCTCTCGCGATCGACCTTGCCCTTGTGGCGCACGTCGAACGTGAAGACGAGCGTATCGAGCTTGTCGGCGGCCGCGCCGCTGGCGGTGAAGCCGCTGTCGACGGTGATCGCCTTCGGCTTTTCGGGCAGCGTCACCGCGCCCTTGGCCTCGAAGTCCTTGCCCGCCGGCAGATAGCCCGGAACCTTGTAGCCGAAGTCGTTCGCCGCGGCGACGGCCGCCTTGGGATCGGCGAAGATCTGGGCCCAGCGCTCGGCCATCACCTTTTCGGGATCGGGCGCGCGCTGCTCGGCAGCGGC
It encodes:
- the atpD gene encoding F0F1 ATP synthase subunit beta; protein product: MATAAPTAEKPARKPRAAKPKADAPGAVPATTNNVGRISQVIGAVVDVSFDGGTLPAILSALETDNNGNKLVLEVAQHLGENTVRTIAMDATEGLTRGQTVTDTGSQIRVPVGPKTLGRILNVIGEPIDERGPVNAEQTAPIHAEAPLFVDQSTDSAILVTGIKVIDLLAPYAKGGKIGLFGGAGVGKTVLIQELINNIAKGHGGTSVFAGVGERTREGNDLYHEFLDAGVIAKDADGNAQSEGSKVALVYGQMNEPPGARARVALSGLTIAEYFRDVEGQDVLFFVDNIFRFTQAGAEVSALLGRIPSAVGYQPTLSTDMGALQERITSTNKGSITSVQAVYVPADDLTDPAPATSFAHLDATTVLNRAISELGIYPAVDPLDSTSRVLEPRVVGQEHYETARAVQSILQKYKSLQDIIAILGMDELSEEDKLTVSRARKIQRFLSQPFHVAEVFTGIPGAFVQIEDTIRSFKAVVNGEYDHLPEAAFYMVGGIDDAVAKGKKLAEDA